In Pseudomonadota bacterium, the following are encoded in one genomic region:
- a CDS encoding type I CRISPR-associated protein Cas7 gives MSFKRQCGLGIIEVRFANANGNPDAEGGPRQMSDLIGLISDVSIKAKIRAIFADHESEVFKALQERFKFDPERFHVLESIKRGTSYHPGDYTGDEAVRAKNEAKKLADENPAAMCEKFVDVRLFGAGALFEDKSGDGDKVRYLKTGCVTITPAISINQVNVVEQTITKKACFRDENLSNLQGDIAPLAKKFVQHALYTTRICVNSHIAAATNTSAEDIEVLKVVLPLIFAYNPSASRPIGSVNMLHVYWKAHSNPLGSFNELAFWDAYTPKSKIGISPSTSLDDYTFPVEDGVEDLVK, from the coding sequence ATGAGTTTTAAACGTCAGTGTGGTTTGGGGATTATCGAAGTCAGGTTTGCCAATGCCAACGGCAATCCCGATGCCGAAGGCGGTCCACGACAAATGAGCGATTTGATCGGTTTGATTTCTGATGTGTCAATTAAGGCAAAAATTCGGGCGATTTTTGCCGACCATGAATCCGAGGTTTTCAAGGCCCTGCAAGAGCGTTTCAAATTCGATCCCGAGCGATTCCATGTCTTGGAATCAATCAAGCGAGGAACGAGTTATCATCCCGGCGATTATACCGGCGATGAAGCAGTGAGGGCCAAAAATGAAGCGAAGAAACTGGCTGACGAAAATCCCGCTGCAATGTGCGAGAAGTTCGTGGACGTTCGACTTTTTGGTGCCGGTGCTTTGTTTGAGGATAAATCCGGGGATGGTGATAAGGTTCGGTATCTCAAAACAGGATGCGTCACCATTACCCCCGCCATTTCTATCAATCAGGTGAATGTTGTTGAACAAACGATCACAAAGAAGGCTTGCTTCAGGGATGAGAACCTAAGCAACCTCCAAGGTGACATTGCTCCGCTGGCGAAAAAATTCGTGCAACATGCTCTCTATACAACTCGCATTTGCGTCAATTCGCACATTGCGGCAGCGACCAACACTTCTGCCGAAGATATCGAAGTGTTGAAGGTGGTGTTGCCGTTGATTTTCGCTTATAATCCTTCGGCTTCCCGTCCGATTGGCTCAGTGAATATGTTGCATGTTTACTGGAAAGCTCATTCCAATCCACTCGGTAGTTTCAATGAGTTGGCTTTTTGGGATGCTTACACTCCCAAGAGCAAGATCGGCATTTCGCCATCGACTTCCTTGGATGATTACACCTTCCCCGTCGAGGATGGTGTCGAAGACTTGGTTAAATAA
- a CDS encoding CRISPR-associated protein Cas5, with the protein MKTYFPPLVVDGKLGYPIGFEVGGPLGMYADMTTGSEAVSYPFPPPCSAIGMIESICRLRGVSLKIVATAVCQRWQGNSWASGIPRWTKYSYNSFSISRKPANFKKQVATQLHETVLERPRFQILALAFNGTNPHPKYKEINGAHSFQEQFFRRLMRGQNFHPVCLGRKEHLCNYVGVCISPVEERYNVILPTMLFSVFDQRGMVSRENVVTKQNVEVRNGVIHWIEGLAGVRDGKLALIGNNHAK; encoded by the coding sequence ATGAAGACTTATTTTCCGCCATTGGTGGTTGATGGTAAGTTGGGCTATCCTATTGGTTTTGAGGTTGGTGGCCCACTTGGCATGTATGCCGACATGACAACAGGCAGCGAAGCCGTAAGTTACCCGTTTCCACCTCCATGTTCTGCAATTGGTATGATCGAAAGCATCTGCCGTTTGCGTGGAGTGTCACTAAAAATTGTCGCCACCGCTGTTTGCCAACGCTGGCAAGGCAATAGTTGGGCTTCGGGAATTCCCCGTTGGACGAAGTATAGTTATAACAGTTTTTCTATTAGCCGCAAGCCAGCTAATTTCAAAAAGCAAGTGGCCACGCAATTGCACGAAACTGTGTTGGAACGACCCCGCTTTCAAATTTTGGCTCTTGCCTTCAATGGCACCAATCCCCATCCGAAGTATAAAGAAATTAATGGTGCTCATTCTTTTCAAGAACAGTTTTTCCGTCGCCTCATGAGGGGGCAGAATTTTCATCCAGTATGTTTGGGGCGAAAGGAACATCTTTGCAATTACGTTGGAGTTTGCATTTCCCCAGTTGAAGAGCGTTATAATGTCATTCTGCCGACAATGCTTTTTTCTGTTTTTGACCAGCGGGGAATGGTATCTAGGGAGAATGTAGTCACCAAGCAAAATGTGGAAGTCCGCAATGGGGTTATTCATTGGATTGAGGGCTTGGCGGGGGTGCGGGATGGCAAGCTGGCACTAATAGGAAACAATCATGCTAAATGA